From the Halomonas meridiana genome, one window contains:
- the ppsA gene encoding phosphoenolpyruvate synthase, whose product MEEYILWFDQLGMADVERVGGKNASLGEMISNLSGVGVTVPGGFATTAHAYREFLSHEGLNDRINDTLARLDVDDVKALAEAGKTIRQWIIDTPLPPAFEAALRDAYEKLQAQHPSLKVAVRSSATAEDLPDASFAGQQETFLNIEGFANIKHAVHEVFASLFNDRAISYRVHRGYAHENVALSAGVQKMVRSETGASGVMFTLDTESGYRDAVFVTASWGLGETVVQGAVNPDEFYVHKPTLAAGRPAVLRRTLGSKLIKMVYGQDASAGKSVDTVDVPFKDRGRFCINDEQVMDLARQAVTIEQHYQRPMDIEWALDGDDGKLYIVQARPETVVSQQEGGKLERFQLREKGRTLITGRAIGQRIGRGAVKIVLSPDEMDNIQEGDILVTDMTDPDWEPIMKRASAIVTNRGGRTCHAAIIARELGIPAVVGCGDATTQLQEGTDVTVSCAEGDTGHVYEGLLAFDCNVSSVDSMPEIPFKIMMNVGNPDRAFGFASLPHAGVGLARLEFIINRMIGVHPKALLEYDTLPADLQQVIDLRTAGYADPVSFYVDKLVEGISTLAAAFYPQRVIVRLSDFKSNEYENLIGGKLYEPGEENPMLGFRGASRYISDAFRPCFELECRALKRVRDEMGFTNVEIMVPFVRTTDEAREVVDLLAANGLPRGGDEHPDGLKVIMMCELPANALLADEFLEYFDGFSIGSNDLTQLTLGLDRDSGIVAHLFDERNPAVKKLLAMAIKACKEKGKYVGICGQGPSDHPDLAKWLMEQGIDSVSLNPDAVLETWFMLAGETIA is encoded by the coding sequence GTGGAAGAGTACATTCTGTGGTTCGATCAGCTAGGTATGGCAGACGTCGAACGCGTGGGTGGTAAAAACGCCTCGCTGGGCGAGATGATTTCCAATCTGTCGGGGGTTGGCGTGACGGTGCCCGGCGGCTTCGCGACCACTGCCCACGCGTATCGCGAGTTTCTCTCCCATGAGGGGCTGAACGACCGCATTAATGACACGCTCGCTCGCTTGGACGTTGACGATGTCAAAGCCCTGGCCGAAGCCGGTAAGACGATTCGTCAGTGGATCATCGATACGCCACTGCCTCCCGCTTTCGAGGCCGCGCTGCGCGATGCTTACGAAAAGCTCCAGGCTCAGCACCCCAGTCTGAAAGTCGCCGTTCGCAGCTCTGCCACTGCAGAAGATCTGCCGGACGCCTCTTTTGCAGGGCAGCAAGAGACCTTCTTGAACATCGAAGGGTTTGCCAATATCAAACACGCCGTGCATGAAGTGTTTGCTTCGCTGTTCAACGATCGCGCCATTTCCTACCGCGTTCACCGTGGCTACGCTCATGAAAACGTGGCGCTATCAGCAGGCGTCCAGAAGATGGTGCGCTCTGAAACCGGTGCTTCCGGCGTAATGTTTACCCTCGATACGGAGTCAGGCTACCGCGATGCCGTCTTCGTCACGGCCTCATGGGGGTTGGGTGAAACCGTGGTACAGGGGGCTGTCAATCCCGACGAGTTTTATGTGCACAAGCCCACTTTGGCCGCAGGTCGCCCGGCGGTGCTGCGCCGCACGCTGGGGTCCAAGCTGATCAAGATGGTTTATGGGCAAGATGCTAGCGCCGGTAAGTCCGTCGACACCGTCGATGTACCTTTCAAAGATCGCGGTCGCTTCTGTATCAACGATGAGCAGGTGATGGACCTCGCCCGTCAGGCGGTGACCATCGAGCAACACTACCAGCGCCCGATGGACATCGAGTGGGCGCTGGATGGCGACGATGGAAAGCTCTACATCGTACAGGCGCGTCCGGAAACCGTGGTGTCTCAGCAGGAGGGCGGGAAGCTCGAACGCTTCCAGCTACGCGAAAAGGGCCGCACCCTGATTACCGGTCGCGCCATCGGTCAGCGTATTGGACGTGGGGCGGTCAAGATCGTCTTGAGTCCCGATGAGATGGACAACATTCAGGAAGGCGACATCCTGGTCACCGATATGACGGACCCCGACTGGGAGCCGATCATGAAGCGCGCTTCGGCCATCGTGACGAACCGTGGTGGCCGCACCTGCCACGCGGCCATCATTGCCCGTGAGCTGGGTATTCCGGCGGTGGTGGGCTGTGGCGATGCCACAACGCAGCTTCAGGAAGGTACCGACGTAACGGTGTCCTGTGCAGAAGGCGACACTGGTCACGTGTATGAAGGGCTATTGGCCTTTGACTGCAACGTGTCCAGCGTCGATTCGATGCCGGAAATCCCCTTTAAAATCATGATGAACGTGGGTAACCCAGATCGTGCGTTCGGCTTTGCAAGCTTACCCCATGCTGGGGTTGGCCTCGCGCGACTGGAGTTCATCATCAACCGCATGATCGGTGTGCACCCGAAAGCGCTGCTGGAATACGATACGCTGCCTGCCGATCTTCAACAGGTGATCGACCTGCGTACCGCTGGCTATGCCGACCCGGTGAGCTTCTACGTCGATAAGCTGGTCGAAGGGATCTCCACGCTGGCAGCAGCATTCTACCCGCAACGAGTGATCGTCCGCCTGTCGGATTTCAAATCCAACGAGTATGAAAACCTGATTGGCGGCAAACTCTATGAGCCGGGCGAAGAGAACCCGATGCTGGGCTTCCGTGGTGCTTCCCGCTATATTTCGGACGCATTTCGTCCCTGCTTCGAGCTCGAGTGTCGCGCGTTGAAGCGCGTGCGTGACGAGATGGGCTTCACGAACGTCGAAATCATGGTGCCATTCGTTCGCACCACCGACGAGGCACGCGAAGTAGTGGACCTGCTGGCCGCTAACGGCTTACCGCGTGGCGGGGACGAACATCCAGACGGTTTGAAAGTCATCATGATGTGCGAGCTGCCAGCCAATGCGCTGCTGGCGGATGAGTTCCTCGAGTACTTCGACGGTTTCTCGATCGGGTCGAACGATCTTACCCAGCTAACCCTGGGCTTAGATCGGGATTCCGGCATAGTGGCGCATCTGTTCGATGAACGTAATCCCGCAGTGAAAAAGCTGCTCGCCATGGCGATCAAAGCCTGTAAAGAGAAGGGTAAGTACGTGGGCATTTGCGGCCAGGGGCCGTCCGACCACCCGGATCTTGCTAAGTGGTTGATGGAGCAGGGTATCGATTCGGTGTCGCTCAACCCTGATGCGGTCCTGGAAACTTGGTTCATGCTGGCAGGTGAAACCATCGCCTAA
- the rraA gene encoding ribonuclease E activity regulator RraA has translation MTTTTQVVTPDLCDAYPDVEVLEPLFANFGGVDSFYGPIRTVKCFEDNSLVKQAVAEPGEGAVLVVDAGGSHRCAMLGDMLAEQAAQNGWAGVVMYGCVRDVDILATLPLGVQALGSHPRKSDKRGEGQRDVAVTFAGVTLRVGQWLYADNNGILIAEQPLKLS, from the coding sequence ATGACAACGACAACTCAAGTGGTTACCCCCGATCTGTGCGACGCTTACCCCGATGTCGAGGTGCTCGAGCCTCTCTTTGCAAACTTCGGCGGTGTCGACAGCTTTTATGGTCCCATTCGTACGGTAAAGTGCTTCGAGGACAACTCCCTAGTGAAGCAGGCCGTGGCGGAGCCCGGTGAAGGCGCCGTGCTGGTAGTGGATGCTGGTGGGTCGCATCGCTGCGCCATGCTCGGCGACATGCTAGCGGAGCAGGCCGCACAAAACGGCTGGGCCGGGGTCGTCATGTATGGCTGTGTCCGAGATGTCGATATCCTGGCCACCCTTCCACTAGGTGTCCAGGCACTGGGCAGCCACCCACGTAAGAGTGATAAACGCGGCGAGGGCCAGCGAGACGTTGCGGTTACGTTTGCGGGTGTCACGCTGCGCGTTGGTCAATGGCTCTATGCCGACAACAACGGCATTCTCATAGCCGAGCAGCCGTTAAAGCTCTCTTGA
- a CDS encoding TetR/AcrR family transcriptional regulator: MAQSDTVTRILDTAEVLFAERGFAETSLRNITSKARVNLAAVNYHFGSKKALIQAVFARYLDPFSARFHTALDELEARYQGQPIPLEVLLETMATTVLAVPAERNSLKVFMRLLGLAYSQAQGHLRRYIQQQYGDVFTRFTELVRKATPDLPDAERFWRLHFMLGTVIFTLSGLDALRDIAAKDYQEQVTVRDLVRRLRPVVVAAMNAPLPAVVEEGHHGNAQAS; the protein is encoded by the coding sequence ATGGCCCAGTCGGATACGGTAACGCGTATTTTGGATACGGCAGAGGTGCTATTTGCAGAGCGAGGCTTTGCCGAGACGTCGCTGCGCAATATCACTAGCAAGGCGCGGGTCAATTTGGCCGCCGTGAATTACCACTTTGGTTCCAAAAAGGCGCTGATTCAAGCGGTGTTCGCCCGCTATCTCGATCCGTTCTCGGCGCGCTTTCATACCGCACTGGATGAACTAGAGGCGCGCTACCAGGGCCAGCCGATTCCCCTAGAAGTGTTGCTGGAAACCATGGCGACCACGGTGCTCGCCGTTCCCGCCGAGCGCAATAGCTTAAAAGTGTTCATGCGACTGCTAGGGTTGGCCTACAGCCAAGCGCAGGGACATTTGAGGCGTTACATCCAGCAGCAGTATGGTGATGTGTTCACCCGTTTTACGGAGCTGGTGCGCAAAGCGACGCCGGATCTGCCGGACGCCGAGCGCTTCTGGCGGCTACACTTTATGTTAGGAACGGTAATATTCACGCTGTCAGGGCTGGATGCACTGCGCGATATTGCTGCCAAGGATTATCAAGAGCAGGTCACGGTGCGTGATTTGGTGCGACGGCTGCGTCCTGTCGTAGTGGCGGCCATGAATGCACCGTTACCCGCTGTGGTTGAAGAGGGTCACCATGGTAACGCCCAAGCTAGCTGA
- a CDS encoding glycerophosphodiester phosphodiesterase family protein, which translates to MQPLTSLGHALLRTLRDHLRPLIAYHLLFTLLASALLVPAVAWLSQRLLAQLNRTVVTTDALLALLFSPTGLLVMLVGLGLTFLLIYWQQAGMLHVAVRPKDHHYRLAFEALWLSTRRLPALALLVILQVGSHLLLMAPFMLALTWLYELWLSGIDPYYLQRVRPPVLWYFLACVLPLVTLWLLLAAWLYLRWLLALPLVALETCSPLQALKRSVRLTRGWHRSIGGAVLTLLVIIISLPIVITWLFDSIVTPLLWWLPEHNALLIPAMLAYLTGYVLITLTLTFLGIATNALLSACLYVQLAHQEPRPAPPSADAHSGRMAWALELSVLLLAGLQAWWILNSFEIRDSVTIIAHRGSSMVAPENTLAAVTQALEDGAHAVELDVRLSADQQVMLYHDRTLARLTGDPREFGDLTRRELNDIDVGSWFGDAFQNERIAGLDDALRTVRGRASLMIDMKALPGQEQALAHAVIETLNQESDIRYRCWATQQSALTGMAACGFPNALMEMRMATMSPDLVRFIKAQAPELRVTLLAQLILPGTLDRRQFDALGLRHNRISGQEVRLAARFGYEIHAWTVNDRARMSALIDLGVDAIITDYPDRLRALIEDRRALSDGGLMLVKLRNWLRQ; encoded by the coding sequence ATGCAGCCGCTCACCTCATTAGGCCATGCCCTCCTTCGCACCCTGCGAGACCATCTCCGTCCACTGATTGCTTATCACCTGCTGTTTACCCTGCTGGCCTCTGCCTTATTGGTTCCAGCCGTTGCTTGGCTGTCCCAGCGCTTGCTGGCGCAGCTCAATCGCACGGTGGTTACGACGGACGCGCTCTTGGCGCTGCTTTTCAGCCCTACAGGGTTACTGGTCATGCTGGTCGGCCTTGGCCTGACGTTTTTACTGATCTACTGGCAGCAGGCGGGTATGTTGCACGTTGCGGTGAGGCCGAAAGACCACCACTACCGACTGGCATTCGAGGCGTTGTGGCTAAGCACTCGCCGACTTCCGGCGCTGGCGCTGCTGGTCATCCTGCAAGTGGGCAGCCACCTGCTGCTCATGGCCCCCTTTATGTTGGCGCTGACGTGGCTGTATGAGCTGTGGCTGAGCGGCATCGATCCTTACTATCTTCAGCGCGTCCGCCCACCGGTGCTGTGGTATTTTCTGGCGTGCGTGCTTCCGCTCGTCACGCTGTGGCTGCTGCTAGCCGCATGGCTGTACTTACGCTGGCTGTTGGCACTGCCGCTCGTGGCCTTGGAAACCTGCTCGCCTTTACAAGCGCTAAAACGAAGCGTTCGCTTGACCCGCGGCTGGCATCGTTCGATTGGCGGCGCGGTACTTACTCTGTTAGTGATCATCATCAGCCTACCCATCGTCATTACATGGCTGTTCGACAGCATAGTCACGCCGCTACTGTGGTGGCTCCCCGAGCATAACGCCTTGTTGATACCGGCGATGCTGGCCTACTTGACTGGCTACGTATTAATCACCCTGACCCTAACCTTTCTGGGTATTGCCACTAACGCTCTGCTGTCGGCTTGTCTATACGTACAACTGGCCCATCAAGAACCCCGCCCAGCGCCACCGTCGGCCGATGCACACTCTGGACGCATGGCATGGGCACTGGAGCTCAGTGTCCTGCTTTTGGCAGGTCTGCAAGCATGGTGGATTCTCAACAGCTTCGAGATCCGCGACAGCGTAACCATCATTGCCCATCGCGGCAGCTCCATGGTGGCACCGGAGAATACGCTGGCGGCCGTCACGCAGGCACTGGAGGATGGAGCCCACGCCGTTGAGCTGGATGTTCGTTTGAGCGCCGATCAACAGGTCATGCTGTATCACGACCGCACGCTTGCTCGGCTCACCGGCGATCCACGGGAATTTGGTGACCTGACGCGTCGAGAGTTGAACGACATCGATGTAGGCAGCTGGTTTGGCGACGCGTTCCAGAACGAGCGCATCGCTGGGCTGGATGACGCCTTGCGCACCGTTCGCGGTCGAGCGTCACTGATGATCGATATGAAAGCGCTACCGGGCCAAGAGCAAGCGCTCGCACACGCGGTCATCGAGACGCTGAATCAGGAGAGTGACATTCGCTATCGCTGCTGGGCAACGCAGCAGAGCGCACTGACCGGCATGGCCGCTTGCGGTTTTCCCAATGCGCTGATGGAGATGCGCATGGCGACCATGTCACCTGACTTGGTACGCTTCATCAAAGCGCAGGCGCCCGAACTACGGGTGACACTGCTGGCGCAGCTAATACTGCCGGGCACGCTGGATCGTCGCCAGTTTGACGCGCTGGGGCTGCGTCATAACCGTATTAGCGGACAGGAAGTTCGTTTGGCGGCTCGTTTTGGGTACGAAATTCATGCCTGGACGGTCAATGACCGAGCACGCATGTCGGCGCTGATTGACTTAGGGGTCGATGCCATCATCACCGACTACCCAGATCGGCTGCGTGCTCTCATAGAAGACCGCCGTGCTCTCAGCGACGGCGGCCTCATGTTGGTCAAGCTACGTAACTGGCTACGCCAGTGA
- the lexA gene encoding transcriptional repressor LexA, giving the protein MSRPLTARQQHVFDFIVKTMGELGYPPTRAEIAKALGFRSPNAAEEHLRALERKGAIRIIRNTSRGIRLPNQEPLEPADTPAPATASVAADPLPNGLPVIGEVAAGSPILAAEHIDRYCPLPAEYFTPKADYLLRVRGLSMKDVGILEGDLLAVHRTDRVRDGQIVVARLEDEVTVKRFKRQGHQVTLIAENADFAPIEIDLRTQQLDIEGVGVGVIRGGNGQALG; this is encoded by the coding sequence ATGTCGCGTCCACTCACAGCACGTCAGCAGCACGTATTTGATTTCATCGTTAAGACCATGGGTGAGCTGGGTTATCCGCCAACGCGCGCCGAAATCGCCAAAGCGCTTGGCTTCCGCTCTCCCAATGCAGCGGAAGAGCACCTGCGCGCGTTAGAGCGCAAGGGGGCCATTCGCATTATTCGTAATACGTCCCGTGGGATCCGTCTGCCTAATCAAGAGCCGCTGGAACCTGCCGATACGCCAGCCCCTGCCACAGCATCGGTCGCCGCTGACCCTCTCCCCAACGGATTGCCCGTGATTGGTGAAGTGGCCGCTGGCAGCCCGATTCTGGCCGCCGAGCACATTGACCGTTACTGCCCGTTGCCTGCCGAGTACTTCACGCCCAAGGCCGATTATTTATTGCGGGTACGCGGCCTCTCCATGAAAGATGTCGGCATTTTGGAAGGCGACTTACTGGCCGTTCACCGTACCGACCGCGTGCGGGATGGTCAGATCGTGGTAGCACGACTAGAAGACGAAGTCACGGTCAAGCGTTTTAAACGCCAGGGGCATCAAGTGACGTTGATTGCCGAGAACGCCGACTTTGCCCCCATCGAGATCGATCTGCGCACGCAGCAACTGGATATCGAAGGCGTCGGCGTTGGGGTAATTCGTGGAGGCAACGGTCAGGCACTGGGCTGA
- a CDS encoding pyruvate, water dikinase regulatory protein, translating into MKRTAFFISDGTGITAESLGRSLLAQFSDVEINMLTKPYIDTVEKAQALAEIIESTAIRDGHRPIIIDTIVDQNIRNVIRQASGFKVDIFSTFLEPLEQELETHSSYSVGRTHSIGSDDVYMDRIHSVHFALDNDDGARTHQYDKADIILVGVSRCGKTPTSLYLALQFGIRAANYPLTEDDLDEDGHLKLPKALAAHRHKLFGLTIDARRLSAIRNERRPNSRYSSMDQCLQEVEQAESLYRTMHIPYIDTTRFSVEEISTRMIAETGLARRFSPR; encoded by the coding sequence ATGAAGCGAACGGCCTTTTTCATTTCCGATGGTACCGGCATCACTGCAGAGAGTTTGGGACGCAGCCTGCTGGCCCAATTCAGCGATGTCGAGATCAACATGCTGACCAAACCCTATATCGATACGGTGGAGAAAGCCCAAGCGCTGGCCGAGATCATCGAGTCCACCGCTATCCGCGACGGTCACCGCCCCATCATCATCGATACCATAGTGGATCAAAACATCCGGAACGTCATTCGTCAGGCATCAGGATTCAAAGTGGATATTTTTTCGACGTTCCTGGAGCCGCTCGAACAGGAGCTGGAAACCCACTCCTCCTACAGCGTCGGTCGCACTCACTCCATCGGGAGTGACGATGTCTACATGGATCGCATCCATTCGGTCCACTTTGCACTGGATAACGACGATGGTGCGCGCACGCACCAATACGACAAAGCCGACATCATTCTGGTAGGCGTTTCTCGCTGCGGAAAAACCCCCACGTCGTTGTATCTCGCGCTGCAATTCGGTATTCGTGCAGCCAACTACCCGCTGACCGAGGACGATCTGGACGAAGACGGCCACCTTAAGCTGCCCAAGGCATTGGCAGCCCATCGACACAAGCTGTTTGGTTTGACCATCGATGCCCGTCGGCTATCGGCCATTCGCAATGAGCGCAGACCCAACAGCCGCTATAGCTCGATGGATCAATGCTTGCAGGAGGTAGAGCAGGCGGAATCGCTGTATCGAACGATGCACATTCCTTACATCGATACGACGCGGTTTTCCGTGGAGGAGATTTCGACCCGCATGATCGCGGAGACGGGCCTAGCGAGGCGCTTCTCTCCCCGCTAG
- a CDS encoding L,D-transpeptidase produces MVTPKLAELPPTRGGWIEIDTQRQRLCWWQGNDIQHECAISTGLAGVGQEEGSGQTPLGWHYVRASIGRGCPDNAVFRGRRWTGEVFSPELAAAHPSRDWILTRILWLCGLERGVNRGGSVDSQRRYIYLHGTPEDQPMGEAASHGCIRLRNDDLHFLFDHAQPGTPVWLH; encoded by the coding sequence ATGGTAACGCCCAAGCTAGCTGAGCTGCCGCCAACACGCGGGGGTTGGATAGAGATCGATACCCAGCGCCAGAGGCTGTGCTGGTGGCAAGGGAACGACATTCAGCATGAGTGTGCGATTTCGACGGGGCTGGCAGGCGTGGGGCAGGAAGAGGGTAGCGGTCAAACACCGCTTGGCTGGCACTATGTGCGAGCGTCGATTGGCCGCGGTTGTCCGGATAATGCCGTGTTTCGTGGTCGCCGCTGGACAGGCGAAGTCTTTTCGCCAGAGCTTGCGGCCGCGCACCCCTCGCGCGACTGGATTTTGACGCGCATTCTATGGCTGTGCGGGTTGGAGCGGGGTGTGAACCGCGGAGGGAGCGTGGATTCCCAGCGGCGCTATATTTATCTGCACGGTACCCCCGAGGACCAGCCCATGGGCGAGGCCGCTTCTCACGGTTGCATACGCCTGCGCAATGACGATTTACACTTCTTATTCGACCATGCCCAGCCCGGTACGCCGGTTTGGCTTCATTAA
- a CDS encoding hypoxanthine-guanine phosphoribosyltransferase → MSKLDTEALESLDSMRELMDNADCLISQEQVERALDRMAEEITRDLGDKLPVFYCVMNGGLITTGHLLTRLGFPLEVDYLHATRYRNELRGGELFWRVSPEVPMAGRHVVIVDDILDEGATLAAILEYCKEAQAASVTTAVLVDKQHDRKAVPGLKADYCSLEVADRYVFGFGMDYKGYWRNAPGIFAPKGM, encoded by the coding sequence ATGTCCAAGTTGGATACAGAAGCGCTTGAATCGCTGGATTCCATGCGTGAGTTGATGGATAACGCCGACTGCCTGATTTCGCAAGAACAGGTAGAGCGGGCGCTGGATCGCATGGCAGAGGAGATCACGCGTGACTTGGGCGACAAGCTGCCGGTGTTTTATTGCGTCATGAACGGTGGGCTCATCACGACGGGGCACTTGTTGACACGTCTGGGGTTCCCGCTAGAGGTGGATTACCTGCACGCCACGCGGTATCGGAACGAACTGCGCGGTGGTGAGCTTTTCTGGCGCGTCTCGCCTGAAGTGCCCATGGCGGGACGTCATGTGGTCATCGTCGATGACATTCTGGACGAAGGGGCGACGCTGGCCGCCATCCTCGAATACTGCAAAGAGGCGCAGGCCGCCAGTGTCACGACCGCCGTACTGGTCGACAAGCAGCACGACCGTAAAGCAGTGCCGGGTCTGAAGGCCGACTACTGCAGTCTGGAAGTGGCCGACCGTTACGTTTTCGGTTTTGGTATGGATTACAAAGGCTATTGGCGTAACGCCCCAGGGATTTTTGCGCCTAAGGGCATGTAA
- the nagZ gene encoding beta-N-acetylhexosaminidase, producing the protein MTQPIGPVMLDLEGPQLSNAEKRLLKDPAVGGVILFARNVEDAYQVRKLCESIRRVRGDLLLGIDQEGGRVQRIKQGVTRLPAMARLGELFATDPVAGLSLAKDTGWLLGMEMAACGLDISFAPVLDVESGVSSVIGERSFSSDPLHVAKLGHAFVEGLHDAGMAAVGKHFPGHGGVAADSHVALPVDDRTLAELKARDLVPFRELASVLNGIMPAHVIYSAFDKRPAGFSPTWLGMLRESLGFKGCIFSDDLSMAGAHEAGGPAERAKAALAAGCDMLLICNDRAAALEVVHACDGVLNKRPAKLRYGRARPELDALAALGRWRRTHAKLDALAH; encoded by the coding sequence ATGACGCAACCCATCGGCCCGGTCATGCTTGACCTAGAAGGGCCACAGTTATCCAACGCGGAAAAGCGCCTGCTAAAAGATCCCGCCGTGGGCGGTGTGATTCTGTTTGCCCGTAACGTCGAAGACGCATATCAAGTTCGCAAGCTGTGCGAGAGCATTCGTCGTGTGAGAGGCGATTTGCTGCTGGGGATCGATCAAGAGGGGGGGCGTGTCCAGCGAATCAAGCAGGGCGTTACCCGGTTACCCGCCATGGCGCGTCTTGGTGAGCTGTTCGCCACCGACCCAGTAGCAGGTTTGAGCCTCGCCAAAGATACCGGCTGGCTGTTAGGCATGGAGATGGCCGCCTGCGGGCTGGATATTAGCTTCGCTCCCGTATTGGACGTGGAAAGTGGCGTGTCCAGCGTGATTGGTGAGCGCAGCTTCAGCAGTGACCCGCTTCACGTGGCCAAACTTGGCCATGCGTTTGTCGAAGGCTTGCATGATGCCGGCATGGCCGCCGTGGGTAAGCACTTTCCCGGCCATGGGGGCGTGGCGGCAGACTCCCACGTGGCGCTACCCGTCGATGACCGGACGCTGGCGGAATTGAAAGCCCGCGACCTCGTGCCGTTTCGCGAGTTGGCGAGCGTCTTGAACGGCATCATGCCGGCCCATGTGATCTATTCGGCTTTTGACAAACGTCCCGCCGGATTTTCGCCAACATGGCTGGGCATGCTGCGTGAATCGCTCGGGTTCAAAGGGTGTATTTTCTCGGATGATTTGAGCATGGCCGGTGCGCACGAAGCCGGTGGCCCCGCGGAGCGCGCCAAGGCAGCTCTGGCGGCTGGCTGTGACATGCTGCTGATATGTAATGATCGTGCGGCGGCTCTTGAAGTCGTTCACGCCTGTGACGGGGTGTTGAACAAACGTCCTGCCAAATTACGTTACGGTCGCGCAAGGCCAGAGCTCGATGCTTTGGCTGCGCTTGGTCGCTGGCGGCGCACCCATGCCAAACTCGACGCGTTGGCACACTGA